One genomic window of Tenacibaculum tangerinum includes the following:
- a CDS encoding HU family DNA-binding protein, protein MKYYLTENMLTEESNYSARILTERTINQEELIEKMLRKRNLVSKTDIVAVLNSFYEEIIESIEEGDNINLPIVNISYSITGVFQTEEDSLNPDIHKLHVNLNSGKLINEIKEDIPLQKITAPITSTVINNCKDITSQTTNTTITSNGLFELNGLRLKIEGDKEEIGLYFVAADGTETKVQYLAQNGYKKLIGQAPSLAAGAYKIRIKTQATYTAGVYLKEVRISESSFTVTAVS, encoded by the coding sequence ATGAAGTATTATTTAACAGAAAACATGTTAACAGAAGAAAGCAATTATTCGGCACGCATATTAACCGAGCGTACGATTAATCAGGAAGAATTGATTGAGAAAATGCTACGAAAACGAAACTTAGTGAGTAAAACCGATATTGTAGCAGTATTGAATTCGTTTTATGAAGAGATTATAGAATCTATAGAAGAGGGTGATAACATCAACTTGCCTATCGTAAACATAAGCTATTCTATTACAGGAGTTTTTCAAACTGAAGAAGATAGTCTTAATCCTGATATTCACAAGCTACACGTAAATTTAAACAGCGGAAAATTAATTAATGAGATTAAAGAAGATATTCCGTTACAAAAAATAACAGCGCCTATTACCAGTACTGTAATTAACAACTGTAAAGATATTACAAGCCAAACAACCAATACGACTATTACTTCTAACGGATTGTTTGAGCTAAACGGACTTCGATTAAAGATAGAAGGCGACAAAGAAGAAATAGGCTTGTATTTTGTTGCAGCAGACGGTACCGAAACCAAGGTGCAATACTTAGCTCAGAATGGTTATAAAAAACTGATAGGGCAGGCGCCTAGCTTAGCAGCAGGTGCTTATAAAATTAGAATTAAAACACAGGCAACGTATACAGCAGGGGTGTATTTAAAAGAAGTACGTATCTCAGAATCATCATTTACAGTTACCGCTGTTTCGTAA
- the pepE gene encoding dipeptidase PepE: MKKLLIASTSTVHGSEYLVYILPTLADFFKEAGTILFIPYARPSGKTYDEYTAIAREAFATIDKKVIGIHEYKNPKEAIAQAEAIFTGGGNTFELVHQLYKNEILSALTTAVESGTPYMGTSAGSNICGVTMMNTNDMPIVYPPSFTTLGFIPFNINAHYLDPNPDSTHMGETRETRIKEYHVFNETPVLGLREGSWLEVNGASIVLRGNHTARLFQQNKDAVELATNTEISEYF, translated from the coding sequence ATGAAAAAACTACTCATAGCAAGCACATCCACCGTTCATGGTAGCGAATACTTAGTCTATATTTTACCAACCTTAGCTGATTTTTTTAAAGAAGCGGGTACCATCTTATTTATTCCGTATGCACGACCAAGCGGAAAAACCTATGATGAGTATACTGCCATAGCTCGTGAAGCTTTTGCAACCATCGATAAAAAAGTGATTGGAATTCATGAGTATAAGAATCCGAAAGAAGCCATTGCGCAAGCTGAAGCTATTTTTACAGGAGGCGGAAATACCTTTGAATTGGTGCATCAGTTGTATAAAAACGAGATCCTTTCAGCTTTAACAACAGCAGTAGAAAGCGGAACGCCGTATATGGGTACCAGTGCAGGAAGTAATATTTGTGGGGTAACCATGATGAATACCAACGATATGCCTATCGTATATCCGCCGAGTTTTACAACCTTAGGGTTTATTCCGTTTAATATCAATGCGCATTATTTAGATCCGAATCCAGACTCTACCCACATGGGCGAAACCCGAGAAACACGTATTAAAGAATACCATGTGTTTAATGAAACTCCCGTATTAGGGCTGCGTGAAGGTAGTTGGCTTGAAGTGAATGGAGCTTCCATTGTGTTACGAGGCAACCACACCGCACGCTTATTTCAACAAAACAAAGATGCGGTAGAATTGGCAACAAATACAGAGATTAGCGAGTATTTTTAG
- a CDS encoding M1 family metallopeptidase, with amino-acid sequence MRRYSTLLFSALFISASMFAQEAPKKERQQGHTDQNKFRQLKDLLATPNDQRTASGAPGHAYTQQKVDYVMNLHLDEATNKLYGDEDITYHNNSKDHLEYLWLQLDQNMRAPDSKTPLVESKGATDFQTPSGFVKENMGKPKKFGFNIEAVKYADGRDLSHTINRTMMRINLPKPLAPGEVFKFKIKWNYLINNHVEDGGRSGFELFPDGNKNYVIAQFFPRLCVYNNVEGWQNMQFWGRSEWALEFGDYDVKINVPADHILEATGELQNEKEVLTKEQRQRFELARKSFNNPVFIVSQKEAEENEKEGTTKTKTWHFKAKNVRDFAFASSRKYIWDAMAVNINGKTVMAISLYPKEGNPLWEEHSTRVVANTLEEYSKMTFDYPYSKAISVHAKRQGMEYPMICFNFGRPNPDGTYSDRVKNGMIGVITHEVGHNFFPMIVNSDERQWTWMDEGLNSFVEILAELDYDPNFNTRNLPKDIVRYMSLDQDKLSPIMSQGDYVHNFGPNAYTKPAAGLYMLRQTIMGPELFDYAFRTYSKRWMFKHPTPADFFRTMEDASGMDLDWFWRGWFYTTDYTDIGIKDVKPLYVTNKPNEETKKLQEQYPHYFTRMGKLVYLTTNKDDADNSAVKTYINSLSAEEKANLKDIPNYIYQVEFEKPGGLVMPIIVELTYADGSKKRETFPAQIWRKNEHEVSRVFTSSQEIKSIVVDPDLETADIDTSNNSWPKQTTNKFDAFKNKAKN; translated from the coding sequence ATGAGAAGATATTCTACGTTACTATTTTCGGCACTCTTCATATCAGCTTCTATGTTTGCGCAAGAAGCACCCAAAAAAGAACGCCAACAAGGCCATACCGATCAAAACAAATTCCGACAATTAAAAGATTTGTTAGCCACTCCTAACGATCAACGTACTGCATCAGGAGCACCGGGTCATGCATATACACAACAAAAGGTAGATTATGTAATGAACCTACACTTAGATGAAGCTACCAATAAACTGTATGGAGATGAAGATATTACCTACCATAACAACTCGAAAGACCACTTAGAGTACTTGTGGTTACAGTTAGACCAAAATATGCGCGCTCCAGATTCTAAAACTCCCTTAGTAGAGTCGAAAGGAGCAACTGATTTTCAAACCCCAAGTGGTTTTGTAAAAGAAAATATGGGAAAACCGAAAAAGTTTGGTTTTAATATTGAAGCTGTAAAATATGCAGATGGTAGAGACTTATCTCATACCATTAACCGTACCATGATGCGAATTAACTTACCCAAGCCACTGGCTCCAGGCGAAGTTTTTAAATTTAAAATTAAATGGAATTATTTAATTAACAATCATGTTGAAGATGGAGGGCGCTCAGGTTTTGAATTATTTCCTGACGGAAATAAAAACTATGTGATTGCTCAGTTTTTTCCAAGATTATGTGTGTATAACAATGTAGAAGGTTGGCAAAATATGCAATTTTGGGGTCGCAGTGAATGGGCATTAGAATTTGGTGATTATGATGTAAAAATTAACGTTCCTGCCGATCATATTTTAGAAGCTACTGGCGAATTACAAAACGAAAAAGAAGTGTTAACGAAAGAACAACGTCAGCGTTTTGAATTGGCTAGAAAATCGTTTAACAATCCTGTATTTATTGTATCTCAAAAAGAAGCTGAAGAAAATGAAAAGGAAGGAACAACTAAAACGAAAACATGGCATTTTAAAGCTAAAAATGTTCGTGACTTTGCTTTCGCTTCATCAAGAAAATATATTTGGGATGCTATGGCAGTAAACATTAATGGTAAAACCGTAATGGCTATATCGTTATATCCTAAAGAAGGAAACCCCTTATGGGAAGAACACTCAACTCGTGTGGTTGCCAATACTTTAGAAGAGTATTCGAAAATGACCTTCGATTATCCTTATTCCAAAGCTATATCGGTACATGCGAAGCGTCAAGGAATGGAATACCCAATGATTTGTTTTAATTTCGGACGACCAAATCCTGACGGAACTTATTCTGATAGAGTAAAAAATGGAATGATTGGCGTGATTACCCATGAGGTAGGACACAACTTTTTTCCTATGATTGTAAACTCTGACGAACGTCAGTGGACTTGGATGGACGAAGGTTTAAATTCTTTTGTAGAAATTTTAGCCGAACTAGATTACGATCCAAATTTTAATACCCGTAACTTACCGAAAGACATCGTTCGTTATATGAGCTTAGACCAAGATAAATTAAGTCCAATCATGTCTCAAGGTGATTATGTACATAATTTTGGTCCTAACGCCTATACAAAGCCGGCTGCTGGTTTATATATGTTACGCCAAACAATTATGGGACCAGAATTATTTGATTACGCTTTTAGAACCTATTCTAAAAGATGGATGTTCAAACACCCTACTCCTGCTGATTTCTTTAGAACTATGGAAGATGCATCTGGTATGGATTTAGATTGGTTTTGGAGAGGTTGGTTTTACACAACCGATTATACTGATATTGGCATTAAAGACGTAAAACCTTTATACGTAACCAATAAACCTAACGAAGAAACAAAAAAGTTACAAGAACAATATCCACACTACTTTACTCGTATGGGTAAGCTAGTGTATTTAACAACCAACAAAGATGATGCTGATAACTCTGCTGTTAAAACATATATTAACAGCTTATCTGCCGAGGAAAAAGCGAACTTAAAAGATATTCCTAATTATATATACCAAGTTGAGTTTGAAAAACCAGGCGGTTTGGTAATGCCTATTATTGTAGAATTAACGTATGCCGATGGTAGCAAAAAACGTGAAACTTTCCCCGCTCAAATATGGAGAAAAAATGAGCATGAGGTATCTCGTGTATTTACTTCATCGCAAGAAATTAAAAGTATTGTTGTAGATCCTGATTTAGAAACTGCTGATATTGATACTTCCAATAACAGCTGGCCAAAACAAACAACAAATAAGTTTGATGCTTTTAAAAACAAAGCTAAAAACTAA
- a CDS encoding N-6 DNA methylase, whose protein sequence is MLLAWLEEKDIQLKPEEVVRQLYLMVLNEQYGYSFDRMEIEYAVSFGREKKRADIVIFDKQDTRSIYIMVELKKPKLKDGKEQLKSYCNATGAPIGVWSNGDSISFYHRKDPNYFEDLSAIPTATEKLSDILTERWTIDDLVKKDKLVTEKKSLKDLILEMEDEVLANAGVDVFEELFKLIFTKLYDEMESGRNKSRHLRFRNYGDTETELKEKVQEIFENAKNKWEGVFTQESKIMLTPSHLSVCVSSLQDVKLFNSNLDVVDEAFEYLIGKSSKGEKGQYFTPRYVIDMCVKMMNPQVHETVMDTAAGSCGFPVHSIFHVWEQILKEKGIPKSHLFTAEEKPVECTDYVQNNVFAIDFDEKAVRVARTLNLIAGDGQTNVLHLNTLDYERWDEKTEDEQWQDTYYEGWKKLRKLRTTKNSNRDFDFDVLMANPPFAGDIKESRILAKYELGKKPNGKYQTKVGRDILFIERNLDFLKPGGRMAVVLPQGRFNNSSDKAIRDYIAEKCRILAVVGLHGNVFKPHTGTKTSVLFVQKWDDTLCPKKEDYPIFFATQQEPSKDNSGEKIFVKKKDYPNAKTVHKDADDDRVAEPIDHYNETPENLDEFLLDTHGHLIVKHDLFNHDNLTQDGIAEAFLEFAKKEKLSFVGK, encoded by the coding sequence ATGTTACTTGCTTGGTTAGAAGAAAAAGACATTCAATTAAAACCAGAAGAAGTAGTAAGACAATTGTATTTAATGGTTTTAAACGAGCAATATGGATATTCTTTTGATAGAATGGAGATAGAATATGCTGTAAGTTTTGGGCGTGAAAAAAAACGTGCAGACATTGTTATTTTCGACAAACAAGATACGCGTTCAATCTACATAATGGTTGAATTAAAGAAACCCAAACTTAAGGACGGAAAAGAACAACTAAAATCTTATTGTAACGCAACTGGAGCACCAATTGGGGTTTGGAGTAATGGAGATTCAATTTCGTTTTACCATAGAAAAGACCCAAATTATTTTGAAGATTTATCTGCTATTCCAACCGCAACCGAGAAATTATCAGACATTTTAACCGAGCGTTGGACGATAGATGATTTGGTAAAGAAAGACAAACTAGTTACCGAGAAAAAATCATTGAAAGATTTGATTTTGGAAATGGAAGATGAGGTTTTGGCTAACGCTGGTGTAGATGTTTTTGAAGAATTGTTTAAACTTATTTTTACCAAGCTGTATGACGAAATGGAAAGTGGCAGAAACAAATCTCGTCATTTACGTTTTAGAAATTACGGAGATACTGAAACCGAACTAAAAGAAAAAGTACAGGAAATTTTTGAGAATGCTAAAAACAAATGGGAAGGCGTTTTTACACAGGAAAGCAAAATAATGCTTACACCTTCTCACCTATCAGTATGTGTTTCTTCTTTACAAGACGTAAAACTCTTCAATTCAAACCTAGATGTAGTAGATGAAGCTTTTGAATATTTAATTGGTAAAAGTAGTAAAGGTGAAAAAGGACAATATTTTACACCACGTTATGTAATTGATATGTGTGTAAAAATGATGAACCCACAAGTACATGAAACTGTTATGGATACAGCAGCTGGTAGTTGTGGTTTCCCTGTACACTCTATATTCCATGTGTGGGAGCAAATTTTAAAAGAAAAAGGAATACCAAAAAGCCATTTGTTTACAGCAGAAGAAAAACCAGTAGAATGTACAGACTATGTACAAAATAATGTTTTTGCTATCGACTTTGACGAAAAAGCAGTTCGTGTGGCTCGTACCTTAAACCTAATTGCGGGTGATGGACAAACAAACGTTTTACACTTAAACACCTTAGATTACGAACGTTGGGATGAAAAAACCGAAGACGAGCAATGGCAAGATACCTATTACGAAGGTTGGAAAAAACTAAGAAAGTTAAGAACTACCAAAAACAGCAATAGAGATTTTGACTTTGATGTTTTAATGGCAAACCCACCTTTTGCAGGTGATATTAAAGAAAGTAGAATTTTAGCAAAATACGAACTCGGTAAAAAACCAAACGGAAAATACCAAACCAAAGTTGGAAGAGATATTTTATTCATTGAGCGTAATTTAGACTTCTTGAAACCAGGCGGTAGAATGGCTGTGGTGTTACCACAAGGTAGATTTAACAATAGTAGTGATAAAGCTATACGCGATTATATTGCCGAAAAATGTAGAATTTTAGCAGTTGTTGGTTTACACGGTAACGTATTTAAACCGCATACGGGTACTAAAACCTCTGTATTATTTGTGCAAAAATGGGACGATACATTGTGCCCTAAAAAAGAAGATTACCCAATCTTCTTTGCTACACAACAAGAACCTAGCAAAGACAATAGTGGCGAAAAGATTTTTGTAAAGAAAAAAGATTATCCGAATGCAAAAACGGTACACAAAGATGCAGATGATGATAGGGTTGCTGAACCCATAGACCATTACAACGAAACACCAGAAAATTTAGACGAGTTTTTATTAGACACTCACGGACACTTAATTGTAAAACACGATTTATTTAACCACGACAATTTAACACAAGACGGAATTGCAGAAGCCTTTTTAGAATTTGCTAAAAAAGAAAAACTGTCTTTTGTGGGAAAGTAA
- a CDS encoding carboxypeptidase-like regulatory domain-containing protein: MTPQLPITLLLFLIASHVTAQENRKFFYATIQDEMGAVANAHVINLTTKQGTFTNDFGKFKVLAKPNDTLQISFVGYETKKIVVAIHHFGIQENTIQLKKVPIELDEVAIKKHHLIGFIAVDTKQTPKDIAADKSKSALDFSMIDFKKSIILPIDEMDRAKAPNMLLEIDPISKFAGVGSGFSTGLDKYSANLKALRKDINYKETFPKMLLSEFGEHFFFKELKIPEEKYLHFLAYCNPLGIEKLYKEGKVLKVIAILKEESKSYLKIKNEER, encoded by the coding sequence ATGACACCACAACTACCCATTACTTTACTACTCTTTTTGATTGCTTCGCACGTCACAGCTCAGGAAAACCGAAAATTCTTCTATGCTACCATACAAGATGAAATGGGTGCTGTTGCAAATGCCCACGTTATTAATCTAACTACGAAGCAAGGTACTTTTACAAACGATTTTGGTAAGTTTAAAGTGTTGGCAAAACCTAACGATACTTTGCAAATTTCGTTTGTGGGGTATGAAACCAAAAAAATTGTGGTAGCCATACATCACTTCGGAATACAAGAAAATACTATTCAATTAAAAAAAGTACCTATCGAATTGGATGAAGTAGCTATAAAAAAGCATCATTTAATAGGTTTTATTGCTGTAGACACCAAACAGACACCCAAAGATATTGCAGCTGACAAGTCGAAAAGCGCTCTAGATTTTTCTATGATTGATTTTAAGAAATCAATTATTTTACCCATTGACGAAATGGATAGAGCCAAAGCTCCGAATATGCTACTAGAAATTGACCCCATTAGCAAATTTGCTGGTGTTGGTTCAGGTTTTAGTACTGGCCTTGATAAATACTCAGCAAACCTAAAAGCATTACGAAAAGATATTAATTATAAAGAAACTTTTCCTAAAATGTTGCTCTCTGAATTTGGAGAACACTTCTTTTTTAAAGAGCTTAAAATTCCCGAAGAAAAATATCTTCATTTTTTAGCGTACTGCAATCCTTTAGGAATCGAAAAACTTTATAAGGAAGGAAAAGTTTTAAAAGTAATTGCTATTTTAAAAGAAGAAAGTAAAAGCTACTTAAAAATAAAGAACGAAGAAAGATGA
- a CDS encoding carboxypeptidase-like regulatory domain-containing protein: MKKTLFLIICSTLSLTAVSQKHRKFFYATLQDEMGAVANAHVINLTTKQGTFTNDHGKFRILAIPNDTLKISFVGYETKKIVVAIHHFGIQENHIKLKKVPIELEEVELKKHDLTGFIALDSKHIKSEKEINAETLNLPFAGSRILTPAERRLHTAMTSSAGIPLDPLLNWMSGRLKKLKKLKAIEDTEKRVQNIRTNYRLYISNELSILQEDIERFIYFAEGADDFNSFYLNDEMSMIEFLQKKSIVFKKLNPKNYH; encoded by the coding sequence ATGAAAAAAACATTATTCCTTATCATTTGTAGTACGCTTTCTTTAACCGCTGTATCTCAAAAACATCGAAAATTCTTCTATGCTACCTTACAAGATGAAATGGGTGCCGTTGCAAATGCGCATGTGATCAATCTAACTACGAAGCAAGGTACTTTTACAAACGATCATGGTAAGTTTAGAATTTTAGCAATACCCAACGATACATTAAAGATTTCGTTTGTGGGGTATGAAACTAAAAAAATTGTGGTAGCCATACATCACTTCGGAATACAAGAAAACCATATCAAACTAAAAAAAGTACCTATTGAATTGGAAGAGGTGGAGCTAAAAAAGCATGATTTAACAGGTTTTATTGCTTTAGATTCAAAACATATAAAATCTGAAAAAGAAATCAATGCCGAAACGTTGAATTTACCTTTTGCGGGCTCTAGAATACTTACTCCAGCCGAAAGAAGATTGCATACAGCGATGACAAGTTCTGCAGGAATTCCGCTAGACCCGCTGTTAAATTGGATGTCTGGTAGATTAAAAAAACTGAAAAAACTCAAAGCGATTGAAGACACTGAAAAAAGAGTACAAAACATACGTACTAACTACCGCTTATACATTTCAAACGAACTGAGCATATTACAAGAAGATATTGAACGATTTATTTATTTTGCTGAAGGAGCAGACGATTTCAACTCTTTTTACCTAAATGATGAAATGAGCATGATTGAATTCTTGCAAAAGAAATCTATTGTGTTCAAAAAACTAAACCCTAAAAATTATCATTAA
- a CDS encoding restriction endonuclease subunit S, which produces MLEGLEIKEVMFDKINSTELVRLESEFYTAKSFDLINPFSGEEIIDLVQYGTSKELNEENDGYPILRLNEFDSSFISKPSKYCDIIDEKTFQSLKLLKNDVLICRTNGNFRYVGKSALVPKDYEYAYASYLFKIRPKNEMINSSTLVSFLNSKYGRIEIEKYSMASNQVNFSPAKFRQLRIPRFSEVLNKFIENLTYNSFENLQNSKQCYSQAENLLLQEIGLKDFTPSKEPVNVKSFKDSFATSGRLDAEYYQLKYEQVVNKVKDKSYDTLQNLVDINKSIEPGSKNYAESGLPFMRVADLSKNGLSEPQKFISDSFIKENRDKISDLKPKKGTILFSKDGSVGIAYHLRQNYNGITSGAILHLNIKDEKRILPEYLTLALNSKVVQMQAERDAGGSIILHWRVGEIENVVVPIIDFDKQQQIANLIEESFALKKQSEYLLEVAKKAVEIAIEENEEVAIAYINNQSNSNG; this is translated from the coding sequence TTGTTAGAAGGGCTTGAAATTAAGGAAGTGATGTTTGATAAAATAAATTCTACTGAACTTGTCAGATTAGAATCAGAATTTTATACAGCAAAATCATTTGATTTAATCAATCCATTTTCAGGGGAAGAGATTATTGATTTAGTTCAATATGGTACTTCAAAAGAATTGAATGAAGAAAATGACGGATATCCAATTCTTCGCTTAAATGAGTTTGATAGTTCATTCATTTCAAAACCGTCAAAGTATTGTGATATTATTGATGAAAAAACTTTTCAATCATTAAAACTATTGAAAAATGATGTTTTGATTTGTCGTACAAATGGTAATTTTAGATATGTAGGCAAAAGTGCATTAGTTCCAAAGGATTATGAATATGCTTATGCATCGTATCTTTTTAAAATTCGACCTAAAAATGAAATGATTAATTCTAGTACACTTGTTTCATTTCTAAATTCAAAATATGGGAGAATTGAAATTGAAAAATACTCAATGGCAAGTAATCAAGTTAACTTTAGTCCTGCGAAATTTAGACAATTACGAATACCTAGATTTAGCGAAGTCTTAAATAAATTTATAGAGAATTTAACGTACAATTCTTTTGAGAATTTGCAAAATTCTAAACAATGTTATTCCCAAGCTGAAAATCTATTACTACAAGAAATAGGTTTAAAAGACTTCACACCAAGTAAAGAACCAGTAAACGTAAAAAGTTTTAAAGACAGTTTTGCTACAAGTGGCAGATTGGATGCAGAATATTATCAATTAAAATATGAACAAGTAGTCAATAAGGTTAAAGACAAATCTTATGACACTTTACAAAACCTAGTAGATATTAACAAGTCTATAGAGCCAGGTTCTAAAAATTATGCAGAATCGGGTTTACCGTTTATGAGAGTTGCCGATTTATCAAAAAATGGCTTGTCAGAACCTCAAAAGTTTATTTCAGATTCATTTATTAAAGAAAATCGAGATAAAATAAGTGATTTAAAACCTAAAAAAGGAACAATTTTATTTTCAAAAGATGGTAGCGTTGGTATTGCTTATCATTTGAGACAAAATTATAACGGAATTACTTCTGGAGCAATTTTGCATTTAAACATAAAAGACGAAAAAAGAATATTGCCTGAATATTTAACGCTGGCTTTAAATTCAAAAGTTGTACAAATGCAAGCGGAAAGAGATGCTGGAGGTTCTATCATTTTACATTGGAGAGTTGGAGAAATTGAAAATGTTGTAGTTCCAATAATTGATTTTGATAAACAACAACAAATTGCCAACTTAATCGAAGAAAGTTTTGCTCTAAAAAAACAAAGTGAGTATTTATTAGAAGTAGCTAAAAAAGCAGTTGAAATTGCCATTGAGGAAAATGAAGAGGTTGCAATAGCATATATTAACAATCAATCTAATTCAAATGGCTAG
- a CDS encoding helix-turn-helix domain-containing protein, translating into MHNYLSKIYSKQNKKDSANYYLNTFITDYHKITSRNEQQIKGAYKVDLDEKIKELKELKEYIANKDSYYTTIFSSLVAILLFISFLVIKNAKEKKKANEKLNELLAKISKKEDLNEKSFSLSNNFKIKDKHHQQIIEGLLKLEEKKYFLKEEFNLYNAAKKIGTNTTYLSKIIKEHKKMSFNDYTNELRINYIIELLSSDKKVRSYTTQAIGEIAGYKNAKSFTRIFKKYTGITPYQFIEKIDTEL; encoded by the coding sequence ATGCACAACTACCTTTCTAAGATATACTCCAAACAAAATAAAAAGGATTCTGCTAACTATTATTTAAACACATTTATTACCGACTACCACAAAATAACTTCAAGGAATGAGCAACAAATTAAAGGAGCCTATAAAGTTGATCTTGATGAAAAAATAAAAGAATTGAAAGAGTTGAAAGAATATATTGCCAACAAAGATTCTTACTACACTACTATTTTTAGTAGTTTGGTTGCCATTTTACTGTTTATTAGCTTCTTGGTAATAAAAAACGCTAAAGAAAAAAAGAAAGCAAATGAAAAACTAAATGAGTTATTGGCTAAAATTTCAAAAAAAGAAGACTTAAACGAAAAATCATTCTCTTTATCTAATAACTTTAAAATAAAAGACAAACATCATCAACAGATTATTGAGGGACTCTTAAAGCTAGAAGAAAAAAAATACTTCTTAAAAGAAGAGTTCAATTTATACAATGCAGCCAAAAAAATTGGAACGAATACCACTTACTTATCAAAAATCATTAAAGAACATAAAAAAATGAGTTTTAATGATTATACGAACGAGTTAAGAATTAATTACATTATTGAACTACTTAGTAGCGATAAGAAAGTTAGGTCATATACAACACAAGCCATAGGAGAAATAGCTGGATATAAAAATGCAAAATCGTTTACACGAATATTTAAGAAATATACAGGAATAACTCCGTATCAATTTATTGAAAAAATTGATACGGAGTTGTAG
- a CDS encoding carboxypeptidase-like regulatory domain-containing protein, translating into MKRTVFFIICSTLSLTALSQKHRKFFYATLQDEMGAVANAHVINLTTKQGTFTNDYGKFKVLAKPNDTLQISFVGYETKKFMIGIHHFGIQENTIQLKKVPIELEEVELKKHDLTGFIALDSKKTPEDLTHKPIKKLMDIIMGIDYSTPIIKKLDYIDKHVKPPNVETDPTQLIQGVSLGLVISLSKGKSSKKQRDTRKKLKSKETFHKMLLSEFGEHFFFKELKIPKEKYLHFLTYCNPLGIEKLYKEGKVLKVIAILQEESKSYLKIKNEKE; encoded by the coding sequence ATGAAAAGAACAGTCTTCTTTATCATTTGTAGTACGCTTTCTTTAACCGCTTTATCTCAAAAACATCGAAAATTCTTCTATGCTACCTTACAAGATGAAATGGGTGCCGTTGCAAATGCGCATGTGATCAATCTAACTACGAAGCAAGGTACTTTTACAAACGATTATGGTAAGTTTAAAGTGTTGGCAAAACCTAACGATACTTTGCAAATTTCGTTTGTGGGATATGAAACCAAGAAGTTTATGATAGGCATACATCACTTCGGAATACAAGAAAATACTATTCAATTAAAAAAAGTGCCTATTGAATTGGAAGAGGTAGAGCTAAAAAAGCATGATTTAACAGGTTTTATTGCTTTAGATTCAAAAAAAACTCCTGAAGACTTAACCCATAAACCCATAAAAAAATTAATGGATATTATTATGGGAATTGATTACAGTACTCCCATCATTAAAAAGTTAGATTATATCGATAAACATGTGAAGCCCCCCAATGTAGAAACTGACCCCACCCAATTAATACAGGGTGTTTCTCTTGGACTGGTCATTTCTCTTTCAAAAGGAAAAAGTTCAAAGAAACAACGGGATACACGAAAAAAACTAAAAAGTAAAGAGACTTTTCATAAAATGTTGCTCTCTGAATTTGGAGAACACTTCTTCTTTAAAGAGCTTAAAATTCCCAAAGAAAAATATCTTCATTTCTTAACGTATTGCAATCCTTTAGGAATCGAAAAACTTTATAAGGAAGGAAAAGTTTTAAAAGTAATTGCTATTTTACAAGAAGAAAGTAAAAGCTACTTAAAAATAAAGAACGAAAAAGAATGA
- a CDS encoding DUF6702 family protein, producing MKKFFIFLFLFPLLSFTLHKYYIALTEIEYIEDTQSVQMIMNVFMDDIETAINKEYHTDLRIATKNELATINDYFYTYLKKHFKVNINDEEKVYKFIGKEYDGNIVYFYLEIEGVSSPKSIKITNDILVKHFPEQQNLIKATVKKQRKSLFLSSDNDKGLLKF from the coding sequence ATGAAGAAATTTTTCATTTTTTTATTTCTATTTCCCTTACTATCGTTTACACTACATAAATATTATATCGCCTTAACGGAGATAGAATATATCGAAGATACACAAAGCGTGCAAATGATTATGAATGTATTTATGGATGATATTGAAACTGCAATTAATAAAGAGTATCATACCGACTTACGAATTGCAACAAAAAATGAACTCGCAACTATTAATGACTATTTTTATACCTATCTAAAAAAGCACTTCAAAGTAAATATAAACGATGAAGAAAAGGTTTATAAATTCATTGGTAAAGAATACGACGGTAACATTGTGTATTTTTATTTAGAAATAGAGGGTGTTTCATCACCCAAATCAATAAAAATAACAAACGATATTTTAGTCAAACACTTTCCTGAACAACAAAACCTTATCAAAGCAACAGTTAAAAAGCAGCGTAAAAGTTTGTTTTTATCAAGTGATAATGATAAAGGTTTGTTAAAATTTTAA